The following is a genomic window from Anas acuta chromosome 26, bAnaAcu1.1, whole genome shotgun sequence.
CTCAAAGCGATTTCCTCCTCTCTTGAcgctcttctctttccttttctcacttTGAGTTGGTCGTTCATTTTCACTGCAAACAGATAATTGGACACATTAACCACTCTGGCCATTGATTAGTGTCGTATCACCTCCTGGAACATGACTTCTTGCATtcccaaaaaaaatcaaaactcacAAACTTTCATCTGttcatttatttgcaaaatagtAGTAAGACAAGTTGGTACTCATGGTATTAGTGCTACATGCACCACTGCAACGAAGTTCCTAACAGCAGACAACTCAGATCACTAAGACCCACCATTTTCTCCCACATTTATTTATGCAACGTAACCAAAGCTTTTGACTGCAAAGGCTAAATCTCTTCAAAGCCAAGCAAGCCTAACTTCATTTCCTTGTGATGCTCCAGACACACACCCTATTTTCTCCTTAACATACTACACTTCGACATCTTTACGACCAATAATTCTTTGACTtatcacatttgtatttttgcacTACAAGAATTTCAGTGAAGTGATCCCATATCTAAGCACTCATGTCCGTGACACTCTTTTTAAACCATCTTCCTCCCCCTCAGTTAATACCGTTTGGGAGAACACAAATTCAAAGTCTGTGCCTTTCAAACACACTgaatagtttgtttgtttgttttcactatTTCAGAACACAAGCTCCAGCAGATCACAATTAATGAATGCAAAGTGAAGACTGTTGTTCAACTAACCTACACCACTATTAGTTAACAAGACAAATGCCACTAAATAGCAGTACTCAAActgcatataaatatacaaactgtatataaaaaataaactgtatataaatatacaaataaaaatttaaaaaaaaatcactgagcAGATACAACAgcctagagggaaaaaaaaaaaagtatgcagaTGCCTATCGAGTGTGATATTTGAGTGGATTCCTTGTTTTTACTACAAGGCAACCCATGCTTTTCCAGCCACAAACACATTAAAAgctaacaaaaatattgtaCTTTACAGACACAGCCAGAACTGCTAACAGTATTTGACCTTAGTTATGGCCATCGCGTACCACTTAGACAACAGAAGACACAAGTCCTGCACATAACTAGTATTTTGGAAGAGAGGTCTCtaatgaaaaaatgttctttagtCATTTACTGTGTTTAatcaaaaaaggaaattttaggCTTTCCCTCctttgtgcttaaaaaaaaaaaaaaaaaaaaaaaaaatcttgagtaatcaagtaattaaaaatccaaaagcagatttaaaactGGACAATCCTTTTAACACTCGAGCTTCTgttttgctgaagaaataaCACAAAGTTCAGCAATTGTGTGAAACTCTACACCTAATGAACAGTTTTCTATGGCTATTCCTCAAACCAGAACCATTCAAGCTATCCACAGGTAGAACTGCTGTGTAACTTGCTTCAAAGTCACGGGGTGCGATGCAGAGATCTTTGCAAATCTACGTTTAAAGCTCCCGGAGCAGATTATCACACGTCAAGCTCTCATATACCTGTAAAGAATTCAGGCAAGCCACCATACCTCCTATTAGAGACAAACACTAGTCTAGAAATTTTTCCTTATCACATTTGGTGTAACAAAATCCAGCCTGGTCTAAAGAAATAGCAAGGAAACTACTTTGGCTGCAATGTTTCTCTTTCACAGGACGTCAGACAACAACTGTCCGTGGGCATCCTCCAGCACTAAAAGGAGGACAAGCAGGCACGTGGCCACAGAAATCGCTGTGGTTGCCAAGTACGAGAACAACTGAGCATTTAAAGGCAGTTCTGGACAGCAGGAAGAAGTGAGTTCCCCACATCCTCTCCGTAAATACACCACGCCTGCAGGCATTGCTAAGTTAAAAAATGGGAGACGAAATTCCCGCAGTAAACGGGAGTGAAATAAATTAAGTTTAGGGAATTAAAAAACAGGAGTGAAACTCCCATCCCAGTAAGGAACAATGGTGAATAACTGTGACCCATTTACAACAAGGCTAAtgcaagaaatacaaaaaaaataacaccccCATGGCAAAGcgtacagaaaaaaatgtattcaataAAATATCTAATGAAAAGTAACTTATCTAACTTAATTTTCCTTGGGTTACAAGCTGAAATAATTCAAGGCTACAGAAAGCCTCATCTCAGAGAAATTCCTTTAACCGTATTACCTAGGCACTGCTACTGTGAAACTTCAGCAAGCTTTGAGCTGTAACCAGAATCCAAAGACGACAGGAATATCCTCCAAATATCAAACACccaagaggaggaaggaggatgATCTGAAGACCCTTCGCTAGCCTCCACTAACATACTTCTGGctgcagtttttttcttctctctcaactCTTGGTCGGACTGCAGATTTGCAGCACGGTGTAACAGCCGTTAGCAACCAGGAACCTGCCCGATGCCCACTTACATAGCACAACTCAGAACACCAGGTAAACAAATCTGACCAAAAGTCTAACAGATTACTCCCAGAACACAGCGTTAAAAATGCTGATCCTTAACTACGTAAGATTTCAGGCCTGGGGACAAAAGTTAACTGGAAAAATGCAGTCTTTAcgtggaatttaaaaaaaaaaaaaaaaaaagaacttctgTTAACTATAAAACTTCTCAAAATTAGGTTAGTGTTCACATGTGAAGGCAACAGGCGGTTCAAATTTTTTCTGCTTACAAACTTTGTATTTACAGACCGATAACCGTAATCCTTGgaaattattactattaatatttctgtaatattgCACTTATATCCAACAAACGACCCTTACTTAGGCTCTGGCATCACTTTCAAGTTATCTCTTGGTCTCAAGGCACTGAATTCCGATGTCTCCCTAACCAACTCACTTCTCTGGTAAATCACCAGGGATGAGGCAGCGCCACGCTTTGCTCCAGCAACGTGAACAACGACGATGGCCTACCACAACTCACCATCCACTGACACAACAGTTAAAAACAGCTCAGAGCTCCAAAACGCCTCCCGCCGGGCATACTTACACCCTTAGGGAAAGATTTACATTTACTGAGGAAACGTTTCTGCTGGGCCTCAACAGAACCCCCAAAAACCTCGATGATCGACCGCGATCCCGACTCCTTCCGCGTCCAGGCCTCGGAGGCTGCCAGGCGGCCTGCGAGCCTCGGGGCCGCACAGGGAGCCCGGAGCGCGGCCGGGCCCTTTGGGACACGAGGGGAAATCAACAACGgccacggggacggggacagggacaaggacGGGGACAAGGGCGAAGGCGAGGCCCAGGCCCCGCCAGGCCCCGCCGCGCGCGCGCgaggccccacagcccccccccacccccctccccccccattaCCTCTTCACGGGCgcgtccccagcaccccccgcCCCGTTGGGCGGTGGCGGGGCGGCGGCCGCTGCCGTCTGCGCCGCCGAAGAAGAAGCAGCCGCAGCCGCCGCCCCCACGGGCGGCTCCTCCATTTTGTTGGCGGCCCcctcgccgcccgccgccgccgccgctaccgccgccgccattttgccAGCGCCGAGCCTTTGTGTGGCGAGAGCCCGCCCTGCCGCCCGCGCGCGGGGCATGCCGGGAGGGCCGccgagggggaggggggggggagccgctcccggccccgcgccgTCCGCCCGCGCCTGCGCGCGGCGCCGCTGCCCGCGAGGGCCCTGAGAGGCCGGGCCCGGGCCCTGAGGCGCCGCCGCCGGGAtcccgccgggccccgcgggGCCGTTACCGCTCTGCGAGCCCCGACCGCGGCCCGAACCGCGAGGTCGGGTCCAAGCCAGCCCCGCTCTGGCCTGCTGGGCCGCGTCGGCCGGCAAACAGCGCATGGCGCCGTCCCCCGCTGCACGGCCCCTCCCTCAGGGCCGCCTCTGGGCTGGGCGGGCTCAGTGCGGGCCGGGAGGCGCGGGGGTGGTGCCGAGAGaggcgggagggagggggagccccggagccccccccccgaccccaaacGGGAGCCCGGGCAGAGCCCAAGGGGGGCCGGGGTGTGTAGGGAAGGCGCAGGGTGGCGAGGTTTAGGGGttggggaggggatggagaaACCATCGCGGCCGATCCCCCCGCGGGGGCTGGGAGTTGTGGAATCGCGTCACGGCGGAGCGAGCCCGGGCGGGCCTTGGGTGTCTCCAGGGAAGGAGGCCCCGCAGCCTGcctgggcagcccgtcccaGCGCTTTTTGTCTCAACGGTTTTGTCTCGTGTTTAAGCAGCTCGCACCCATTCCCCTTGTCGTGTCACTGGGTGTCACCAACAAGAGCCTGGCTCCCTcaccctttacatatttataataaggtcacccctcagtctcctccaaGCTGaagagccccagctccctcagcctctcctcataaaATACCACGAGGGAGGGCACAAAGAAGGCAGAGATGAGCTCTTGGTGATGTCTAGGGACAGGACGAGAGGCAGTGGGAACAAAGACAGGAGGTAGCGTTAGCACCAGGAAACATTTCCTCACATGGCAGGAGAGAAACCTGCATC
Proteins encoded in this region:
- the LOC137845006 gene encoding myelin expression factor 2-like, with protein sequence MRCLPADAAQQARAGLAWTRPRGSGRGRGSQSGNGPAGPGGIPAAAPQGPGPASQGPRGQRRRAQARADGAGPGAAPPPLPLGGPPGMPRARAAGRALATQRLGAGKMAAAVAAAAAGGEGAANKMEEPPVGAAAAAASSSAAQTAAAAAPPPPNGAGGAGDAPVKSENERPTQSEKRKEKSVKRGGNRFEPYANPARRYRAFITNIPFDVKWQSLKDLVKEKVGEVTYVELLMDAEGKSRVSV